In Eurosta solidaginis isolate ZX-2024a unplaced genomic scaffold, ASM4086904v1 ctg00001092.1, whole genome shotgun sequence, a single window of DNA contains:
- the LOC137236028 gene encoding uncharacterized protein, whose product MDSIISHKNKHPNIFLDGFEYTFDRSYNETDYFFCSNKKRESNCGARLIRYNNVEPGENNDNMKITGIHLHAPDARKVECYRLAKDLKRKAAEECSTSRDIVEQIISNANTAVRPILPSVDQMMRTVRRTRALNFVAKNPNNLKELVLENEFIKIIDGKQFLLYDSWPNDQRLIIFSTEENFKFLASCSSIHMDGTFSVVPPLFSQLYTLHGGLNGIIVPLVYVLACNKKQETYNIIMKTLLEQGNSFKPKYVMMDFEKAAINSVKNSFPEALVHGCFFHFSKNIWRHIQSIGLQTSYKNCSIFAMNLKYLLALAFVPEEMVIDAFGMISELEFYVDNDDKEYNSEIQNLLNYFEVTYIGLPLPGTQQRRKKSLYPIELWNMYNITKSGESRTNNAIEGWHNAIRNAFGTHPNIFNFINKIKNEQAITETKPQQFPAGGEPYRKRKKKYKDFDQRLFNTVNSFEKDERENDLINYMLAIAHNLKF is encoded by the exons ATGGACAGCATTATAAGTCATAAGAACAAACATCCTAACATTTTCTTAGATGGATTTGAATATACATTCGATAGGTCGTATAATGAAACAGATTATTTTTTCTGTAGCAA TAAAAAACGTGAATCGAATTGTGGTGCCAGATTAATTCGATATAACAACGTGGAACCAGGTGAAAATAATGACAACATGAAGATAACAGGCATACATTTACATGCACCAGATGCTAGGAAAGTGGAATGTTATCGATTGGCAAAAGACTTAAAACGGAAGGCTGCGGAAGAGTGTAGTACCTCGAGAGATATTGTAGAACAGATTATATCAAATGCAAATACAGCTGTTAGACCGATTCTCCCTTCAGTCGATCAAATGATGCGCACCGTCAGGCGAACACGCGCTTTAAATTTCGTTGCGAAAAATCCTAATAATCTCAAAGAACTCgttcttgaaaatgagtttatCAAAATAATAgatggaaaacaatttttgctatATGATAGTTGGCCAAATGATCAAAGGCTAATCATTTTTTCcacagaagaaaattttaaatttttagcaagTTGCTCCTCGATTCATATGGACGGCACATTTTCTGTTGTTCCTCCACTTTTTTCCCAATTATACACATTGCATG GAGGTTTAAATGGTATAATAGTCCCCTTGGTATATGTACTAGCATGtaacaaaaaacaagaaacatATAATATCATAATGAAGACTTTATTAGAACAAGGAAACTCATTTAAACCTAAATATGTGATGATGGATTTCGAGAAGGCGGCAATTAATTCAGTAAAAAACTCGTTTCCCGAAGCATTGGTTCATGGATGTTTTTTCCACTTTTCCAAAAACATTTGGAGACATATCCAATCAATAGGGCTGCAAACGAGTTataaaaattgttcaattttcgcGATGAACTTAAAATATTTACTAGCACTTGCATTTGTTCCAGAGGAAATGGTGATCGATGCATTCGGAATGATATCTGAACTGGAATTTTATGTGGATAACGACGATAAGGAATACAATTCCGAAatacaaaacttattaaattatttCGAGGTAACTTATATTGGATTGCCacttcctggaacacagcaacgtcggaaGAAGTCGTTATATcccatcgaattatggaatatgtataatatcaccaaatcgGGTGAATCCCGAACAAATAATGCTATCGAAGGGTGGCACAACGCCATTCGAAATGCATTTGGaacacaccctaacatatttaatttcataaataaaataaaaaacgaacaggcaataacagaaacaaaaccaCAGCAATTTCCAGCTGGAGGTGAGCCATatcgaaaacgcaagaaaaaatataaagacttcgacCAGCGTTTGTTTAATactgtaaattcatttgaaaaagatgaacgcgaaaatgatttaattaattacatgcttgccattgcacacaatttaaaattttag